From one Coffea eugenioides isolate CCC68of chromosome 11, Ceug_1.0, whole genome shotgun sequence genomic stretch:
- the LOC113752144 gene encoding uncharacterized protein LOC113752144: MNERLTKGVEEEEIHEALFSMNSEKAPGQDGMTPLFFQRFWSTIKCDVIPAIKAFFSSGYMLKSVNHTVISLVPKMLHPTSLKNYRPISLCSVLYKIISKILANRLKSVLDKCISKTQSAFIPDRQILDNVMIAHEYMHYLKNKRQGNYGYMAIKLDMAKAYDRVEWHFLQAMMEKMGFCPVWIKWINSCLKTVTYSFNCNGEAKGFVTPGRGIRQGDPLSPYLFLICSEGLSSLLRKAEESSRIQGLKISRQGPELTHLFFADDSLIFCKADKQQATEIMNILKTYEAASGQMVNLDKSAVFFSRNMFSDQREEVRQALGGMNEAKQGKYLGLPMVISRTKDQIFGFVRENIKRRLQNWKSKFLSSAGKEVMLKSVAMAMPTYVMSCFKLSRKLCKDISALMANFWWGETSGRNKMHWTSWERMARKRNEGGLGFKDLEAFNKAMLGKQVWRILTKPNLLVSKVLKAKYFPKESILHCNPPKSASWIWQGLMGARSLLDKGLIRRIGNGRNTRIWEHKWIPETISGMPSTVKPNNCDLERVDELICHNRWNKITIFKVFNRNDAERILSIPLSLSGREDSYYWQPQAGGEYTVNSGYKIQMKNNRQVREGGSEVAGSSYIEGSQQMSQMWNTLWQLNIKHKIKLFIWKCIQGALPVREAVSRRTKIGDPICRTCGEAQETVEHLLLTCPHTVDIWKASPIHWEGAQDQQGDFRRWWFRISEARARPEGKEHIGLTANILWQIWKDRNKKEFESSTRSPPLRTVEKAHREWLEQVEVEKSKDRTSTEETDHMHDQQSQGNEAQGAMIMDLSTATRKGQNNLGIGVTVRTTTGTKIAEWKLKERSLGNQSLDDALALKLVLCKAAQYRWNRIKLNFANKELLKQLTKTQPMGSRMATLLEDIVNVKKLFCMCSFCLSREENMIDSRKLSVDALGIIVDEERNVPQCL; this comes from the coding sequence ATGAATGAAAGACTGACTAAAGGTGTGGAGGAGGAGGAAATTCATGAAGCACTTTTTTCTATGAACTCTGAAAAAGCCCCAGGTCAAGATGGGATGACTCCTTTGTTCTTCCAAAGGTTCTGGAGTACCATCAAATGTGATGTTATCCCTGCAATCAAAGCCTTCTTTTCATCCGGATACATGCTTAAATCAGTTAATCATACTGTCATATCCCTGGTCCCTAAAATGTTGCATCCAACCAGTTTGAAGAACTATAGGCCTATCAGTCTTTGTAGTGTACTCTACAAAATCATTTCTAAAATCCTTGCTAATCGACTGAAGTCTGTCCTGGATAAATGCATAAGCAAAACTCAATCTGCCTTCATCCCAGATAGACAGATCCTTGACAATGTGATGATTGCACATGAATATATGCattacctcaaaaacaaaagacaagGAAACTATGGATACATGGCAATTAAATTAGACATGGCAAAAGCATATGATAGGGTAGAGTGGCACTTTTTGCAGGCTATGATGGAAAAAATGGGTTTCTGTCCGGTATGGATTAAATGGATCAATAGCTGCTTGAAAACTGTAACTTACTCTTTCAATTGCAATGGAGAAGCCAAAGGTTTTGTTACTCCAGGGAGAGGCATACGACAGGGAGACCCTCTGTCCCCTTATTTATTCTTGATCTGCTCTGAAGGACTATCAAGTTTGCTGAGGAAGGCTGAAGAGAGTAGCAGAATTCAGGGATTAAAAATCAGCAGGCAAGGACCTGAACTTACCCATCTTTTCTTTGCTGATGACTCCCTCATTTTTTGCAAAGCTGATAAGCAGCAAGCTACTGAGATTATGAATATTCTTAAAACCTATGAAGCTGCCTCAGGTCAAATGGTCAATCTAGACAAGTCTGCTGTATTTTTCAGCAGAAACATGTTTAGTGATCAAAGGGAGGAAGTTCGCCAGGCATTAGGAGGGATGAATGAGGCAAAGCAAGGAAAATACTTAGGTCTCCCTATGGTGATTTCAAGAACCAAAGACCAGATTTTTGGCTTTGTTCGAGAAAACATTAAAAGGAgacttcaaaactggaaaagcAAGTTCCTCAGCTCAGCAGGGAAAGAGGTAATGCTAAAGTCAGTAGCTATGGCCATGCCAACGTATGTCATGTCATGCTTTAAGCTATCAAGGAAACTTTGCAAAGATATCAGTGCTCTGATGGCTAACTTCTGGTGGGGAGAAACAAGTGGCAGAAATAAAATGCACTGGACTTCTTGGGAGAGAATGGCACGAAAGAGGAATGAGGGAGGACTTGGATTCAAGGACCTTGAGGCTTTCAATAAAGCAATGTTAGGGAAGCAGGTATGGAGAATCCTCACCAAGCCAAACCTTCTTGTGAGCAAGGTGCTAAAAGCTAAATATTTCCCTAAGGAATCTATACTTCATTGCAATCCCCCCAAAAGTGCCTCCTGGATTTGGCAAGGCTTAATGGGAGCAAGAAGTTTGCTGGATAAGGGACTGATTAGGCGAATTGGCAATGGCAGGAATACACGAATCTGGGAGCATAAATGGATACCAGAGACAATCTCAGGAATGCCAAGTACAGTTAAGCCAAACAATTGTGATTTGGAAAGAGTGGATGAGCTCATTTGCCACAACAGATGGAACAAGATCACCATATTTAAAGTCTTCAACAGAAATGATGCTGAGAGGATCCTAAGTATTCCCCTAAGTCTTTCAGGGAGGGAAGACAGCTATTACTGGCAACCACAGGCAGGTGGGGAGTACACGGTCAATTCAGGTTACAAAATCCAAATGAAGAACAACAGACAAGTAAGGGAGGGTGGTTCAGAGGTAGCTGGTTCGAGTTATATAGAGGGGAGTCAGCAAATGTCACAAATGTGGAACACACTCTGGCAGCTTAACATCAAGCACAAAATCAAGCTCTTCATTTGGAAATGTATACAAGGAGCTTTACCAGTGAGAGAAGCCGTGAGTAGAAGAACAAAAATAGGAGATCCAATATGCAGAACCTGTGGTGAGGCACAGGAAACAGTTGAACATCTATTGCTAACATGCCCCCACACGGTTGACATTTGGAAGGCATCACCTATTCACTGGGAGGGGGCTCAGGATCAGCAGGGAGATTTCAGAAGATGGTGGTTTAGAATCTCAGAAGCAAGGGCAAGACCAGAAGGGAAGGAACATATTGGATTAACGGCAAATATCTTGTGGCAAATATGGAAAGATAGGAATAAGAAGGAGTTTGAGAGCTCAACTAGATCACCACCACTGAGAACAGTAGAGAAAGCACATAGAGAGTGGCTGGAGCAAGTGGAAGTAGAGAAATCAAAAGATAGAACGAGCACAGAAGAAACAGACCACATGCATGATCAACAAAGCCAAGGCAATGAAGCTCAGGGAGCTATGATCATGGACCTGTCAACAGCTACAAGGAAAGGTCAAAACAATCTAGGCATTGGAGTAACAGTTAGAACAACTACAGGCACCAAGATTGCAGAATGGAAGCTGAAAGAAAGAAGCCTGGGGAACCAAAGCCTAGATGATGCATTAGCTTTAAAGTTAGTCCTGTGTAAAGCTGCGCAATATCGTTGGAACAGAATCAAGCTCAATTTTGCCAACAAGGAGCTGCTGAAACAACTAACAAAAACACAGCCTATGGGGAGCAGAATGGCTACATTGCTGGAGGATATTGTGAATGTGAAAAAACTGTTTTGCATGTGCTCCTTTTGCTTGAGTAGGGAAGAAAATATGATAGATAGTAGAAAATTAAGTGTTGATGCTTTAGGCATTATTGTGGATGAGGAAAGGAATGTTCCTCAGTGTCTTTGA
- the LOC113752146 gene encoding probable leucine-rich repeat receptor-like protein kinase At1g35710: MVDSKQVGTPMCAFTKLDKDEQGVIPHGIGDLSKLEMLYLSENSLRDPLPQELSNISALREISIEGNGFSGILPSTLGVTLPNLQALYLGNNKSTGIILPTLSNASKLKSLDLSGNKFIGAIPDSLGNLRFLELLDLSGNKFTVSGDMSFFSFIGNCRYLRLLWLDENPLNGNLPVSIGNLSKSLEEIHMFHCGIGGEIPKSLGNLSNLDYVNLGSNGLTGSIPSSISSLLNIQRISFRDNKIQGPIPSEFCHIPNLAYLILASNRLSSKVPDCIGSISSLRYLYLNSNNPTSSVPKSLWTLNNLLELDLSMNYLNGSLSFQIGNMKALIKMNLSMNRLSGDIPSTIGGLAEFTGTFLRA, translated from the exons ATGGTAGATTCGAAACAAGTTGGAACGCCTATGTGTGCATtcacaaaacttgacaaagatgaacaAG GGGTTATACCTCATGGGATTGGTGACCTTTCAAAATTGGAGATGCTATACTTGAGTGAAAATAGTTTAAGAGATCCCCTCCCACAGGAGCTCTCCAACATTTCAGCTCTTAGAGAAATATCCATAGAAGGTAATGGCTTTTCGGGCATTCTTCCTTCCACTTTAGGTGTTACGTTACCCAATCTTCAAGCGCTTTATCTTGGGAACAACAAATCCACTGGAATAATATTGCCAACTCTTTCCAATGCCTCTAAATTGAAGAGTCTAGACTTGTCAGGGAATAAATTTATTGGTGCAATTCCTGATTCTCTTGGTAACCTAAGGTTCCTAGAACTCTTAGATCTTTCAGGAAACAAATTTACTGTGTCTGGAGACATGAGCTTCTTCAGTTTTATAGGAAATTGCAGGTATTTGAGATTGTTGTGGCTAGATGAAAATCCACTGAATGGAAATCTTCCAGTGTCTATTGGAAATCTTTCCAAATCTCTTGAAGAAATTCATATGTTTCATTGTGGAATTGGAGGTGAAATTCCCAAGTCACTAGGCAACTTGAGCAACTTGGATTACGTAAACTTAGGAAGCAATGGCTTGACAGGATCAATCCCAAGTTCCATCTCAAGTTTACTAAATATTCAGCGGATAAGTTTTAGAGATAACAAGATACAAGGACCAATTCCAAGTGAGTTTTGTCATATTCCCAACTTAGCATACTTAATTTTGGCAAGCAATAGGCTGTCTAGCAAAGTGCCTGACTGCATAGGGAGCATTTCTTCATTGAGATATCTTTATTTAAACTCCAACAATCCAACATCTAGCGTACCAAAAAGCTTGTGGACTCTTAATAATCTGTTGGAGCTTGACTTGTCCATGAATTATCTCAATGGTTCTTTGTCCTTCCAAATTGGAAATATGAAGGCACTGATCAAAATGAATCTATCAATGAATCGGTTATCTGGTGATATTCCTAGCACAATTGGGGGGCTAGCAGAATTTACAGGCACTTTCCTTAGAGCATAA
- the LOC113752147 gene encoding lignin-forming anionic peroxidase-like, with protein sequence MILLGKFSFSVGGPSWTVKLGRRDSTTASRSLADSDLPAPFDHLDRLITLFSNKGFTPREMVALSGAHTVGQAQCFTFQQRIYSNGADINAGFASARRRRCPRTGRNSNLAPLDLVTPNQFDNNYYKNLVRKKGLLISDQTLFNGSSTDTIVKEYSKNPRTFSSDFSAAMVKMGDLSPLTGQDGIIRRVCSSIN encoded by the exons ATGATATTATTGggtaaattttctttttct GTTGGGGGTCCGTCATGGACCGTAAAGCTGGGAAGAAGAGATTCTACCACTGCTAGTCGTTCCCTAGCAGACAGTGATCTTCCTGCCCCTTTTGACCATCTTGATAGACTTATTACCCTATTTTCAAACAAGGGTTTTACTCCCAGGGAAATGGTTGCCTTATCAG GAGCCCACACGGTAGGCCAGGCACAATGTTTTACATTCCAGCAAAGGATATATAGCAACGGAGCAGATATTAATGCAGGCTTTGCCAGCGCCCGCCGTCGCCGGTGCCCACGAACCGGCAGAAATAGCAATTTGGCACCACTTGATTTGGTGACACCAAATCAATTCGACAACAACTACTACAAGAATCTTGTGCGGAAGAAAGGCCTTCTGATATCAGACCAAACCCTTTTCAATGGATCATCAACTGATACTATTGTTAAAGAATATAGCAAAAATCCTCGAACTTTCTCGTCTGATTTTAGTGCAGCAATGGTTAAAATGGGTGATTTAAGCCCCCTTACAGGTCAAGATGGGATCATTAGACGGGTTTGCAGTTCCATAAACTAG